A window of Trichoderma atroviride chromosome 3, complete sequence contains these coding sequences:
- a CDS encoding uncharacterized protein (EggNog:ENOG41) has protein sequence MAFKVIIIGGGPVGLFLANSLQAAGIDYALFEKRSAVAPTTAFGIFLMPQVTRMMEQLGLLESLKKVSHQMTGMVHRDANAKHLSEDQDYAAFSQIHGYPVVVTDRASLSQVFLSGLDKPEEHIFTRKELTNIVLGKDGVTVEFADGTSHEGSIVVGADGIWSSVRDHLRKISPAGLFAENPFTASFTGVFGRGPLFDDIPSGQGAEVHGDDWVIQAFPSQKETHLFIYKRIPRCTDRVPFTTNVPQELVEEFANVKLTPKVTFKDLWDKRFAAGHANFEEGVVELWHWDRVALVGDAAHKMNPKWGVGANIGMEASANLTNKLAALLKNGSTPSTQELSQLFNKYQGEMEGKAGTWERISISNLDQATHPGGPQIEAMRQMAIIRAPSIISKAYKLENAPHKAENPSQLPWLY, from the exons ATGGCTTTCAAGGTTATCATCATTGGTGGTGGCCCGGTTGGACTTTTCCTTGCAAACAGTCTGCAGGCCGCCGGAATCGACTATGCGCTTTTCGAAAAGCGAAGCGCTGTGGCTCCCACAACTGCATTTGGTATTTTCCTTATGCCTCAAGTCACGAGGATGATGGAACAGCTAGGTCTCTTggagagcttgaagaaggtGTCTCATCAGATGACGGGCATGGTGCACCGTGATGCCAACGCAAAGCACCTAAGCGAAGATCAGGATTATGCCGCGTTTTCTCAGAT TCACGGCTATCCTGTAGTTGTCACAGACCGTGCCAGCCTTTCTCAGGTTTTCCTTAGTGGCCTTGATAAACCAGAAGAGCATATCTTTACCAGGAAGGAACTTACCAACATTGTGCtcggcaaagatggcgtgACTGTGGAATTCGCTGATGGCACAAGCCATGAAGGATCGATTGTCGTCGGCGCAGATGGCATTTGGAGCTCAGTTCGGGACCACTTGCGCAAGATCTCGCCCGCGGGTCTATTCGCCGAGAACCCGTTTACAGCGTCATTCACTGGCGTTTTTGGAAGAGGACCGTTGTTTGACGATATTCCTTCCGGGCAGGGAGCAGAGGTGCACGGAGATGACTGGGTGATCCAGGCGTTCCCTTCTCAGAAAGAGACGCACTTGTTTATCTATAAGCGCATCCCGAGATGCACCGACAGAGTTCCCTTTACGACAAATGTGCCGCAAGAATTGGTTGAGGAATTCGCAAACGTCAAATTGACACCCAAGGTCACATTTAAAGACTTGTGGGATAAGCGGTTTGCTGCAGGCCACGCAAATTTCGAAGAGGGTGTTGTGGAGCTGTGGCACTGGGACCGCGTTGCTCTTGTGGGGGACGCAGCTCACAAG ATGAACCCGAAATGGGGCGTTGGCGCTAACATCGGCATGGAGGCTTCTGCCAATCTCACTAACAAGCTTGCGGCCCTGTTGAAAAATGGCTCAACGCCTTCCACCCAGGAGCTTTCGCAACTGTTTAACAAATACCAAGGGGAGATGGAAGGCAAGGCCGGAACCTGGGAACGAATTTCCATTTCCAATCTTGACCAAGCCACTCACCCAGGCGGACCTCAGATTGAAGCCATGAGGCAAATGGCCATCATTCGTGCGCCTTCCATCATTTCAAAAGCATACAAGCTTGAAAATGCCCCTCACAAAGCAGAGAACCCATCTCAGCTCCCGTGGCTGTACTAA
- a CDS encoding uncharacterized protein (EggNog:ENOG41~MEROPS:MER0031611), translated as MNMASTLSAYEIGEGFPVLLVHGWEAEGKVEELDFEPIFVKVPGLLRIYVDLPGMGATAADNVKNLDDIYLRLANFIDSRLQKSRFALIGSSLGGYLARAIAQKYRDQVDGLLLRVPVIEPENSKRNLDPYSPLVENKELMLNLSTEDKSLLGNVLVQTPDYVQTLKAKVDKVYLPAERATDKKALDPIRYDPQRYRLSIPFIDENIKFLAPTLIICGRQDEVVGYRDSLRLLELYPRSTFAVLDRGTHGLPIDETGVFEALVRDWIFRVNEWRGRTEN; from the coding sequence ATGAACATGGCATCTACCTTATCTGCCTATGAGATTGGAGAAGGCTTTCCTGTTCTGCTTGTTCATGGATGGGAAGCGGAAGGAAAAGTTGAAGAGCTAGATTTTGAGCCAATTTTTGTTAAAGTGCCGGGACTTCTCCGTATTTACGTGGATCTTCCTGGTATGGGCGCGACAGCTGCCGATAATGTCAAAAATCTCGACGATATATACCTCCGCCTGGCCAATTTCATTGACTCTCGGCTGCAGAAGTCAAGATTCGCACTTATTGGTTCATCATTGGGCGGATACCTTGCACGCGCTATAGCTCAAAAATATCGCGATCAAGTCGATGGCTTACTACTCCGAGTACCGGTTATTGAGCCCGAGAATAGCAAACGAAATCTTGATCCTTACAGTCCATTGGTAGAAAACAAGGAGCTCATGTTGAATTTGTCAACGGAAGACAAAAGCCTTCTTGGAAATGTCCTTGTTCAAACGCCTGATTACGTCCAAACCCTGAAGGCAAAAGTTGACAAGGTTTACCTTCCGGCAGAGAGAGCCACTGATAAAAAGGCTTTGGACCCGATTCGATACGATCCGCAGCGATATCGCTTATCCATTCCTTTTATTGATGAAAATATCAAGTTCTTGGCGCCCACACTTATTATTTGCGGTCGGCAAGACGAAGTCGTGGGTTACCGAGATAGCCTTCGTCTCCTGGAGCTTTACCCTAGATCAACGTTTGCGGTTCTGGATCGTGGCACTCATGGCCTTCCTATCGATGAGACTGGTGTTTTTGAAGCGCTTGTTCGCGATTGGATATTCCGGGTCAATGAATGGCGAGGTCGCACAGAAAATTGA
- a CDS encoding uncharacterized protein (EggNog:ENOG41~TransMembrane:12 (i71-89o109-132i139-155o161-182i194-216o228-248i269-291o306-324i331-352o358-385i397-415o427-448i)) — protein sequence MTDTKPSGLGGIDANGTDSESAVERTGAEPAEMVPFTAKPEKNGATLESKNESQLDQATLMATRPNGGWKAWLQVACGFALMFNTYGLINTFGIYQNYYTEHFRFDPSRASLIGGIQSFLLFFVNCAAGPLYDAGHTRLLVVVGTILIVFGTMMQSLCTEYWQFILAESLLIGFGGGLTSFLSPTVLSTYFTTLYPLAQGIAASGAGIGGIILPIVYRELEPKIGFPWTVRVIGFILLATLLLPVLFLQPRMIPSAGRKLIDKTAFTDWPFVVFLCGNFIYLLGAFTPFFYVEVYAVQTKIASADLSFYIISIMNAASAIGRILPNFVSAYTGPFNMLVLSTILTFVFAFGFEGTHNVASLIVVSAFYGGVTGLFFALQPVVLIGLCPDPKLIGTRVGLALAFLSFAVLVSNPIAGAIQSRGGFVGVWLWTGVTTAVGTCIMCVSRLMRTKSSFFVKV from the exons ATGACGGACACCAAGCCTAGCGGCCTGGGAGGAATCGATGCCAATGGCACGGATAGTGAATCAGCTGTTGAGCGAACAGGGGCCGAACCTGCGGAGATGGTGCCTTTTACTGCCAAGCCAGAGAAAAATGGCGCCACATTGGAATCGAAGAATGAATCTCAGCTAGATCAAGCCACTTTGATGGCCACGCGCCCAAATGGAGGGTGGAAGGCTTGGCTCCAGGTTGCCTGTGGTTTTGCGTTAATGTTCAACACATATG GCCTCATCAACACATTTGGCATCTACCAGAATTATTACACAGAGCATTTTCGATTCGACCCCTCCCGCGCATCTCTTATTGGTGGAATCCaaagttttcttcttttctttgtcaaTTGCGCTGCGGGACCTTTGTATGATGCCGGCCATACACGGCTCTTGGTTGTCGTGGGGACAATACTCATTGTCTTTGGCACGATGATGCAGAGTCTTTGCACGGAATACTGGCAGTTTATCTTGGCCGAATCGTTGTTAATTGGGTTTGGCGGTGGCCTAACGTCGTTCCTATCTCCTACGGTGTTATCGACCTACTTCACAACGCTTTATCCTCTGGCGCAGGGAATTGCGGCCTCGGGGGCCGGAATTGGAGG CATTATTCTGCCTATTGTTTACCGCGAACTTGAACCAAAGATTGGCTTTCCCTGGACAGTGCGTGTTATCGGGTTTATTCTTCTCGCGACTCTGCTGCTCCCAGTGCTGTTTCTTCAGCCACGCATGATTCCTAGTGCTGGTCGGAAACTCATTGACAAGACCGCATTTACCGACTGGCCATTTGTTGTATTCCTGTGTGGTAACTTCATCTATCTCCTCGGCGCTTTCACCCCATTCTTTTACGTGGAGGTATACGCAGTTCAAACCAAGATTGCAAGTGCGGATCTTAGCTTTTACATCATCTCAATCATGAATGCAGCCTCAGCAATCGGACGTATACTACCAAATTTTGTCAGCGCCTATACAGGACCGTTCAACATGCTAGTACTGTCGACCATCTTGACATTCGTCTTTGCATTCGGCTTTGAGGGCACACACAATGTTGCCTCGCTCATTGTTGTGAGTGCCTTTTATGGAGGCGTTACTGGCTTATTCTTTGCGCTACAACCCGTTGTGCTGATTGGGCTGTGTCCCGATCCAAAGCTGATTGGGACGCGGGTTGGACTTGCTTTGGCTTTCCTATCGTTTGCGGTGCTCGTAAGCAATCCCATAGCCGGCGCCATTCAATCCAGGGGAGGATTTGTAGGGGTGTGGCTTTGGACTGGCGTCACGACTGCGGTTGGTACTTGCATTATGTGTGTATCGCGTCTCATGAGGACCAAAAGTAGCTTCTTCGTGAAGGTCTAA
- a CDS encoding uncharacterized protein (EggNog:ENOG41): MITRALAANGAHRVYIIGRRVSVLEKTATEFPDIVKALECDVTSKESLKAAADLIQSEVGYINLLWCNSGTSGPESKTLNNNSSLEEFIEENWKHSVDEYADTFKINTAGFWYTSLAFLKLLDAGNRQKNVNFSSQIVGTCSTLGFGRFAPTGRFAYGQSKASQQHMMKQLSTHMVPYGIRVNSIAPGLFPTDMTSAMTTSGYDPAKLIPEKRAGEETDIAGVALFLASKAGSYLNGNVLVCDGGRTSIVPSTY, translated from the exons ATGATCACCCGTGCTCTTGCCGCAAATGGAGCACACAGAGTCTATATTATTGGTCGTCGTGTGAGCGTTCTGGAAAAGACAGCCACAGAATTTCCCGACATCGTCAAGGCTCTGGAGTGTGATGTCACCTCCAAAGAGTCGctcaaggccgccgccgaccTTATCCAGAGCGAGGTTGGATACATCAACCTTTTGTGGTGTAACTCGGGAACTTCTGGACCCGAATCTAAGACCCTAAACAACAACTCTTCGCTAGAAGAGTTTATTGAAGAGAACTGGAAACACTCTGTGGATGAGTACGCCGACACCTTCAAAATTAACACTGCTGGTTTTTGGTACACTTCGCTTGCCTTCCTGAAGCTTCTCGATGCCGGCAATCGCCAGAAGAACGTGAATTTCAGCAGTCAAATCGTCGGCACCTGCAGCACGCTTGGTTTCGGAAGATTTGCTCCCACAGGACGCTTCGCGTACGGCCAGAGCAAGGCATCGCAGCAACACATGATGAAGCAGCTTTCCACACACATGGTTCCATACGGCATTCGAGTGAACTCTATTGCTCCAGGAC TGTTCCCGACTGATATGACTTCGGCCATGACTACGAGTGGTTATGACCCTGCAAAATTGATcccagagaagagagctggTGAGGAAACTGACATTGCTGGCGTCGCCCTGTTCTTGGCTAGCAAGGCAGGCTCGTACCTCAATGGAAATGTGTTGGTGTGCGATGGTGGACGAACATCAATTGTTCCCTCAACGTACTAA
- a CDS encoding uncharacterized protein (EggNog:ENOG41): MLEQTVDLAVVGGGPTGLLTALLAKRLGASVLVLETKPQPLQLGRADALNARSQQVLEVVGILDELLAQGLKCNTSSIFANGEFTARRSHWWENLQNVHHKNFLMIGQPIVEQLLAAALGDSIVFSEPVESVRETSTGVDVTAVSGRIVHSTYCVASDGARSMVRQSLGIPFTGTKPEMTWAVLDCFIDSDFPRVPEIITFELDGQSRVAWIPRERDLCRFYILLDGEITEEKSKASIKAHLAPHRVEFTKTEWFSTFEVKERLAETFVSQSRNGRIILAGDAAHAHSVNGGQGLNTGLSDSFGLGWRLGYVLAHANELQPGAAHKIIASFDTERRKVAGNVISVAARLVRDTQHEGEQYVGNVEKHAAYITGMGITYSGLESEIVQESGTGAWKAGNPCPDFDLVAAGDSTPKRLYSSVPYGNFLFLVKGDITDHVGKFGKLVTDIKLVPKHAIQGSTGGDKALVYGTDFVADDDSFVAAVVRPDMYVGYSGSVDGAVKYLEELFAPAK, translated from the exons ATGTTGGAACAAACTGTCGActtggctgttgttggtg GTGGACCCACTGGTCTCTTGACGGCTCTTCTCGCGAAACGACTTGGAGCTTcagtccttgtccttg AAACCAAGCCCCAGCCCCTGCAGCTAGGTCGTGCAGATGCATTGAATGCCAGAAGTCAACAAGTCCTGGAAGTCGTTGGCATCCTCGACGAGCTCTTGGCCCAGGGACTCAAATGCAACA CGAGTTCCATCTTCGCAAATGGAGAATTCACTGCTCGCCGCAGCCACTGGTGGGAGAACCTGCAGAATGTCCACCACAAGAACTTCTTGATGATTGGACAGCCCATTGtcgagcagctgctggctgccGCGCTTGGCGACTCAATTGTCTTTTCCGAGCCAGTAGAGTCTGTGCGTGAGACCTCGACAGGCGTTGATGTAACAGCAGTATCTGGCCGCATCGTCCACAGCACCTACTGTGTTGCCTCAGACGGAGCCCGCTCCATGGTCCGCCAGTCGCTTGGCATTCCTTTCACTGGTACTAAGCCTGAGATGACATGGGCTGTGCTTGATTGCTTCATCGACAGCGACTTCCCTCGCGTGCCGGAGATTATTACCTTTGAGCTGGACGGACAATCCCGCGTTGCATGGATTCCTCGAGAGCGGGACCTGTGCCGATTCTACATCTTACTGGACGGAGAAATCACGGAGGAAAAGTCAAAGGCGTCGATCAAGGCGCACTTGGCTCCTCACAGAGTCGAGTTTACTAAGACTGAATGGTTCAGCACTTTTGAAG TCAAGGAGAGACTTGCCGAGACCTTTGTGTCACAAAGCCGCAACGGTCGAATCATCCTTGCCGGTGATGCTGCACATGCGCACTCCGTCAACGGCGGACAGGGTCTCAACACTGGCCTTTCAGATTCCTTCGGTCTTGGATGGCGCTTAGGTTATGTCTTGGCCCATGCCAACGAGCTGCAGCCAGGGGCTGCGCACAAGATCATTGCTAGTTTCGACACGGAGCGCCGCAAAGTTGCAGGGAACGTCATTTCAGTTGCTGCGCGTCTTGTGCGAGATACTCAGCACGAGGGTGAGCAATATGTCGGCAATGTGGAGAAGCATGCCGCATACATTACAGGAATGGGTATTACCTACAGCGGCCTTGAGTCAGAAATCGTGCAGGAGTCGGGTACTGGTGCCTGGAAGGCGGGCAACCCCTGCCCTGACTTTGACTTGGTTGCTGCGGGAGACTCTACTCCCAAGCGCCTCTACAGCTCGGTCCCATATGGCAACTTTTTGTTCCTTGTGAAGGGTGACATTACTGATCATGTTGGCAAGTTTGGTAAGCTCGTTACCGATATCAAGCTGGTGCCCAAGCACGCCATCCAAGGTAGCACCGGTGGAGACAAGGCCCTGGTCTACGGCACTGACTTTGTGGCCGATGACGATTCCTTCGTTGCAGCCGTGGTTCGCCCCGATATGTACGTCGGATATTCGGGCTCAGTAGATGGAGCGGTGAAGTACTTGGAAGAGTTGTTCGCTCCTGCAAAATAA
- a CDS encoding uncharacterized protein (EggNog:ENOG41~TransMembrane:1 (i78-97o)), translated as MSEVHLLVFGDQTETAIPMDELLQYSDKSKYISQYLQDSFIAVQNTLDSLSDAEKERLKFDSFQSLAEKVRQEKTPDIVLRTLILCVAQLGSLIVALENDSDLRNSWASQNVLIVASCAGQVPAAAAATTHSLDDLVAVAPEIVAISLRVGLDVDRRSAALSDDRNGSWARAVIGVSGADAQASIDEFHKAQGTPESRIPYVGATSAWATTIFGPPATLESFLSSKPFGTTRVIELPVAAVFHAASFDRPDTEKITGPASILQQFWLKDVCFLSSEDGVAFKPQRLDTLVSEAELNMLNRMTDNEKVFGAVKLRIKDQQVAITPIVATKISERLKKALGESNATVRTELLVGGL; from the exons ATGTCGGAAGTTCATTTACTCGTTTTCGGAGACCAAACTGAGACGGCGATTCCTATGGATGAGCTTTTACAGTACTCTGATAAATCCAAATATATAAGCCAGTATCTTCAAGACTCATTCATCGCAGTACAAAATACTTTGGACAGCTTAAGTGACGCCGAAAAAGAACGACTCAAGTTTGATTCGTTTCAGAGCCTCGCAGAAAAAGTGAGGCAGGAGAAAACGCCGGATATAGTATTACGCACTCTCATTCTATGCGTTGCGCAACTTGGATCTCTTATAGT TGCTCTGGAGAACGACTCTGATCTTCGAAACTCATGGGCTTCACAAAACGTCTTGATTGTCGCCTCTTGTGCGGGCCAGGTtccagccgctgcagcagcaacaactcATTCGCTTGATGATTTGGTTGCAGTGGCGCCCGAGATCGTTGCCATCTCGCTGCGAGTTGGGCTTGATGTAGATCGTCGAAGTGCTGCCCTTTCCGACGACCGAAATGGAAGCTGGGCGCGCGCGGTAATTGGTGTATCTGGGGCCGATGCTCAGGCATCTATTGATGAATTTCACAAAGCCCAG GGCACGCCTGAAAGCAGAATACCGTATGTTGGCGCAACGTCTGCCTGGGCAACTACGATATTCGGTCCACCTGCTACACTTGAatcatttctctcttcaaaaCCATTTGGAACAACAAGAGTTATCGAGTTACCTGTCGCTGCTGTCTTTCATGCTGCAAGTTTTGACAGGCCCGACACTGAAAAGATAACCGGCCCAGCCAGTATACTTCAACAGTTTTGGTTGAAAGATGTTTGCTTTCTTTCCAGTGAAGATGGAGTAGCCTTTAAACCGCAACGCCTTGATACTCTGGTATCTGAAGCCGAGTTAAACATGCTGAACAGGATGACAGACAATGAAAAGGTTTTCGGCGCGGTAAAACTAAGGATCAAGGACCAGCAGGTAGCTATCACGCCTATCGTTGCAACTAAGATTTCTGAACGCTTGAAAAAGGCGTTGGGAGAGTCTAACGCTACTGTCCGAACTGAGCTTTTAGTCGGTGGATTGTAG
- a CDS encoding uncharacterized protein (EggNog:ENOG41) — protein MASSNTTSHTPDKPYSVVSEAANVLKDGILNHPQTVQHLISGLDKYADLISFEGSDNPSLPVNWRFAESIAALKGLESIYVNAILEKVYGVAPQKVKINTDHALLFIMSLMLWSIDPEGRNVTFGDTRSDPSAKELYHSLFKDYDVHRSLDGPYRCCTSSMYKTKDGKFYHIHGSMNPDRILDMLNLPREPPTEDTFEKLVPIFAEKVAQLNSDELDKLSNDVWKQAGSICYPTDEYRATEHGKANAHVGLWETWKANEHQPPTWWTDNGKKPSDPSRPLAGLKVLDATRIIAAPIVSRGLAELGASVLRITSPSVPDATLYHPELNWGKWNASLDFKKEEDRQKMKELIMECDVFISSYRPKALAKYGFDADDVLEMCKGREKGIIVVRMNSYGWNGPLQDRSGWQQISDAFCGVSYEFGRAMGNDEPVTAIFPNTDFCAGISGICAVMDAVVRRGEAGGSYKVNLALDYYTNWLINNVGTYPEDVWKQLWGRYGSPVFRHHDHMLQLLFRIMPLLKERSGYLFDPSYFETRPAPNLGVSLRTVKPVLQFPDGVVKPGFTIGTRGNAVDKPQWPADLKTQVIV, from the exons ATGGCAAGCTCAAACACAACCAGCCACACACCGGACAAGCCATACTCTGTTGTCAGTGAGGCTGCAAATGTGCTGAAAGATGGCATCTTGAACCATCCGCAGACTGTACAACATCTCATCAGTGGCTTGGATAAATATGCCGACCTCATATCATTTGAGGGCTCTGACAACCCCTCCTTGCCTGTGAATTGGCGATTCGCAGAGAGCATAGCCGCTCTGAAAGGACTGGAGTCTATATACGTCAATGCCATTTTGGAGAAGGTTTATGGCGTGGCCCCTCAAAAAGTGAAGATCAATAC CGACCATGCGCTGCTATTCATCATGTCTCTTATGCTTTGGTCCATTGACCCTGAGGGGCGTAATGTGACATTTGGGGATACTCGCAGCGATCCCTCTGCCAAGGAATTGTATCATAGCCTTTTCAAGGATTATGATGTGCACAGATCTTTGGATGGCCCTTACCGGTGCTGCACGTCAAGCATGTACAAGACCAAAGACGGCAAATTTTATCATATCCATGGATCTATGAACCCAGATAGAATTCTTGATATGTTGAATCTTCCTCGAGAGCCTCCCACAGAAGACACctttgagaagctggtgccGATATTTGCGGAAAAAGTGGCACAATTGAATAGCGACGAGCTAGACAAATTATCAAACGACGTGTGGAAGCAAGCTGGGTCCATTTGCTATCCCACTGACGAATACAGGGCCACCGAGCACGGTAAAGCTAATGCCCATGTCGGCCTTTGGGAAACGTGGAAGGCAAATGAACACCAGCCTCCAACTTGGTGGACCGACAATGGAAAGAAGCCTAGCGACCCGTCTCGCCCCTTGGCAGGATTGAAAGTTCTAGACGCCACTAGAATTATTGCTGCTCCCATTGTCTCTCGTGGTCTGGCCGAGCTTGGAGCAAGTGTACTCCGTATAACCTCGCCATCTGTCCCAGATGCGACGTTATATCATCCAGAGCTTAATTGGGGCAAGTGGAATGCGTCCCTTGACtttaaaaaggaagaagaccGACAGAAAATGAAGGAGTTGATAATGGAGTGCGATGTTTTCATTTCGAGTTACCGCCCCAAAGCATTGGCGAAATATGGGTTTGACGCGGATGATGTGCTGGAAATGTGCAAGGGTCGTGAAAAGGGCATCATTGTCGTCAGAATGAACTCGTATGGTTGGAACGGACCACTCCAGGACCGGAGCGGTTGGCAGCAGATCTCCGACGCT TTTTGTGGTGTTTCCTACGAGTTTGGTCGCGCCATGGGCAATGACGAGCCAGTGACTGCTATATTCCCCAATACCGACTTTTG TGCCGGTATCAGTGGCATTTGCGCCGTCATGGATGCAGTAGTGCGAAGAGGAGAGGCCGGTGGCTCGTACAAAGTAAAT CTGGCTCTCGACTACTACACCAACTGGCTGATAAACAATGTCGGAACATACCCCGAAGACGTTTGGAAGCAGCTTTGGGGAAGATATGGATCACCAGTCTTCCGACACCACGACCATAtgctccagcttctgttcAGGATTATGCCGCTACTGAAAGAGCGATCTGGTTACTTATTCGACCCATCCTACTTCGAGACACGCCCCGCTCCGAATCTTGGTGTCTCTTTGAGGACAGTAAAGCCTGTCTTGCAATTTCCGGATGGAGTGGTGAAGCCTGGTTTCACAATCGGAACTAGAGGAAATGCAGTGGATAAGCCACAGTGGCCTGCAGATTTGAAAACACAGGTGATTGTATAG
- a CDS encoding uncharacterized protein (EggNog:ENOG41) gives MGSTNTATIESKNLFDVSGLVAVITGGGSELGIDDHIYDYHSGIGRMITRALAANGAHRVYIIGRRVSVLEKTATEFPDIVKALECDVTSKESLKAAADLIQSEVGYINLLWCNSGTSGPESKTLNNNSSLEEFIEENWKHSVDEYADTFKINTAGFWYTSLAFLKLLDAGNRQKNVNFSSQIVGTCSTLGFGRFAPTGRFAYGQSKASQQHMMKQLSTHMVPYGIRVNSIAPGLFPTDMTSAMTTSGYDPAKLIPEKRAGEETDIAGVALFLASKAGSYLNGNVLVCDGGRTSIVPSTY, from the exons ATGGGTTCTACCAACACAGCAACCATTGAATCCAAAAACCTCTTCGATGTCTCCGGTCTCGTCGCTGTAATTACCGGCGGAGGTTCTG AGTTAGGAATTGATGATCATATTTACGACTATCATTCAGGAATTGGTCGTATGATCACCCGTGCTCTTGCCGCAAATGGAGCACACAGAGTCTATATTATTGGTCGTCGTGTGAGCGTTCTGGAAAAGACAGCCACAGAATTTCCCGACATCGTCAAGGCTCTGGAGTGTGATGTCACCTCCAAAGAGTCGctcaaggccgccgccgaccTTATCCAGAGCGAGGTTGGATACATCAACCTTTTGTGGTGTAACTCGGGAACTTCTGGACCCGAATCTAAGACCCTAAACAACAACTCTTCGCTAGAAGAGTTTATTGAAGAGAACTGGAAACACTCTGTGGATGAGTACGCCGACACCTTCAAAATTAACACTGCTGGTTTTTGGTACACTTCGCTTGCCTTCCTGAAGCTTCTCGATGCCGGCAATCGCCAGAAGAACGTGAATTTCAGCAGTCAAATCGTCGGCACCTGCAGCACGCTTGGTTTCGGAAGATTTGCTCCCACAGGACGCTTCGCGTACGGCCAGAGCAAGGCATCGCAGCAACACATGATGAAGCAGCTTTCCACACACATGGTTCCATACGGCATTCGAGTGAACTCTATTGCTCCAGGAC TGTTCCCGACTGATATGACTTCGGCCATGACTACGAGTGGTTATGACCCTGCAAAATTGATcccagagaagagagctggTGAGGAAACTGACATTGCTGGCGTCGCCCTGTTCTTGGCTAGCAAGGCAGGCTCGTACCTCAATGGAAATGTGTTGGTGTGCGATGGTGGACGAACATCAATTGTTCCCTCAACGTACTAA